The genomic DNA GAAGGGAGGCAAGAAGAAGGGCCGTTCTGCCGTCAACGAGGTGGTGACCCGAGAATACACCATCTACACTCACAAGCACATCCATGGCGTGGGCTTCAAGAAGCATGCTCCTCAGGCACTCAAAAAAATCCGGAAATTTTCCATGAAGGAGATGGGGACTCCAGATGTGTGCATTGATACCAGGCCCAATAAAGCCGTCTGGGCCAAAGGAATAAGGAATGTTCCATACCATATCCGTGTACGTTTGTCCAGAAAACGTAACAAGGATGAGGAATCACCAAACAAGCTGTACACATTGGTAATCTACTTGCCTGTTACCACATTCAAAAATCTACAGACAGTCAATGTGGATGAGAACTACCCTGCTGAGTGTCAAATAAAGTTGGAgaactgccaaaaaaaaaaaaaaaaaaaaaaagcacaaatacacacatatacaaaacttCATGGAGAACTCCAAGGCCATCAAACCTAAGGGCTATCAGTCCCTACCTCACACATGTACCAGCACACTGGCTCCTTCCAGTCTGAGAATGAGGCACTTTCTTCTATCCAAGGCCACTTCTACCTGTGTTTTTTAATCTGcaaatccctccctccctccttccttccctcccacaaAGCATCATTCTACAGCCTTCATCTCTGATGAAAGGCCTCACACCCCAAGCAGCTGTGGTCCTTCATCTGTTTACATCTTCTTCCCTCATTCAGAATTTTCAAAacagtggggtgtgtgtgtgtgtgtgtgtgtgtgtgtgtgtgtgttccactttGCCACCTCCCTGAACTCCTCTTTGTGTTTCTGTCCCTccagattcccccccccccaaattgtTCTATTCTTGTTTAGACCATTTTCAACTTCCTTTCTACTTTCTTCAGTGGACACTGTTCAATTCATAGCTCATGTTAATTTTGAATAATAGTCTTCCAGatttctctggttttctttttctttttttcatttcatttctttctctttctttttttttgtaaaccaGAATTTTGATTCCCTGCAaacatgctttcttttcctctgatCTTATCACATATTTTCAAATGTGATTCAGTCTGACAAGCACAGAGCTTCACACCACCTGGACACACCTGAACTCATCATCCCATGCCTCTTCCTCCAGTAAAGGAGATGCTCCTGTACCCAGCCTGAGTTGATACAACTGTCCGGTCATTCAATTACAGGCAGGGTTTTCATCGCCCAACCTGTGCCTTTGTCATCTATATTTAATACTGAACTCTTgctaattttatttgttattttctcttgttgcctttaattttaatgtttttatttttgtttttgtgtatgtgtgtatagaccTACTTCTCTGTAATATACCACATGTATGTAGTGCCCATGCAGGccagaaggtgttggattccctggaactatagTCACTGGCAATTGTAAACCACCTGATGCTGCTGAATATAAGAATATCTAAAGCAACCATGACTGTGccattttcatgtctttaaaaaactGAATGGATGATAATGAAATGAAAACCTGAACATGCTGTCCTAGATCACTTTAACTGTCAACTCAACCTGAAAAAGGGGTCTCAACTGAGAGATTGAACAGATCAAATGAAGATGTCTGTGGAAGACTGTCTTGgttgttaattgatataggagggtcAAGTTCACCATGGATGCCACCATTCCCTAGGTGGGCGGTCCTGGGCTGTCTAAGAAGCATGAACCTGAATGAATGAGCCAgcaaggaacattcctccatggtttctgcttcaggttcTTTCAGTGatttctgccttgactttcctggcGATACCTaggagtgtaagccaaataaatcctttcctctgcaagttgcttttggtcagtgcttaaaacagcaacaaaaactagAATCCAGCCATACCATAttgtctccttttttctttttctttttctttctctgagctCTTTTCTATCATAATCTGTTTGGCTGGGACTAACATTTTAGTTCAGCTATTTTTTTGTAGAGTGCACTCCATGCTTTGATTGCCACAAACCATCCAGCATCTGCTCCTTGGGCAGTCCGGCAAGTGCTCTCAGTGCAACAGTTCTGGTGTCTGGGATGCTGCAGGATGTAGATGACAGGCCAGGTAACAGACAGTCCCTTTTTCCTAGCACCTAGAATAGATAGACAGGTTTAACTCCCACTGTCTGTGCTACCAGGAACTGGCAGGGAAAGACCATGTTCTGAAATGAACTGGATTTTTCCTCATTTAGGCGACCACTAATAGATTGTTTTCTTAAGAGTAACATTGTCTTATTCCTTAGCtgcctttatttttaatgagtcACTTGCATCTTGTCCTTTTGCTTAAATGCTCTGTGATGATGaggacattcattcattcattcaacacacacaccatTAGTTCCTCATGGCATGCCCTGGGATTGCAATGAAATCATCAGTCATGTATCTGACTGCTCCTGTCCTGTGAAATATAGGAAGGTGGAAGCTACAGCTTTCTCCTGGGTCCTTAGGCCTAGTAGGTGCCTGGTGCCATAATCAACActtgactgttttgttttttttttaattctgaagcttctttttaaaattgttattacgtgtgtgtgtgtgtgtgtgtgtgtgtgtgtgtgtgtgtgtgtgtgtgtgtgtgtgtaaaatatgtGTGTGAGAATACATGACATGGCTTATGTGTGAGACCAGAAAACAACATGAGGAGATAGTTTTCTCCTTCCTatatgtgggtcccagagattgaagCCAATTCCTGAGGGTTGGCTGCAAGCACATTTTCTTATTgatccatcttgctggcctcttGGTCAATTTTTGGCTGTATAATCAGTACCATCAATCTGCATGGCTCTGCAACAAGGACTTCCTTCCTCAAGAGTCCGGGATGGGCCTGCTAACAGATGAGCTTCCTGGGAAAACTCCATCCCTCCACACACACTTCTCTGGACAGAGGTAAGTAAGGATGGGAGATGGGGGCACAGAAGAACATGAAGAAAGTTTTTAGGTGAGAGACCCAAAGCACCAATGTAAAACTGGCTGATGATGTCCTCAAAACAACTGCAGAATTTATTTTAGTAAACTGGCATGCTGTCAAAGTGCCTTTGACATTTGCATTTGCTCCCACAGGCCTGACTGCTCACAACACTATTAGGGGAAGCATCGGATAGCACAGCAGtcgagagagagatgcagagctCCTCACAGAGCAGAGAGTGAGAGCCCGAGCTCAGCTCTGAAAGGGACATCTATACCATACATAAACCCCTGCACCACTACCCAGGCTCGGGgcacatcacagaagaggaggtggacagaatgtgaaagccagaggatgGGAAAGCATTGGGTGCTGTCTTCCGGACATGGCATGGCTATTACAATCAGGAACTCATAGAAGCTGTGATTGCTTACACAAGACCAgggccatcaaaatcccagcacagaccGGGTAGATGATCTccaggccccacccctcactgagGAGCTACTGTAGTAGCTCCCACTAGTAGTTTTCCCATGCTGCAGCAGATGGCCCCATGCcatgcacatatgggcagcactgGACTTCACGGGTTattgaaaaaagagagagagagaggaaagacaaaGTTGAAAAGGGCTGTGTTGGAGAGCATGTAGGAAGAGCTGGGGGTGAGAATTCAGAGTGCATATGATTGGATTTCATTGTATacattatgaaattctcaaaagtaaagagcaattttttaaaagagaataagtTGTTGTATAAGGGGGAAAATGGCAGAATTTTGCTACTTTCTGCTTCTGAAAAATCTCTCCAGTGCTGCAGACACTGACAGCCTTAAAAATAGAAAGCTGTCAAAATTTATGGATGTTTTGAGGAATATAACTGCAAGAAACAAGCACACATTTATCTaccaatacatttttaaatagtgGCTGTCATTAAGTCTGCTAGCTTAGCAACTGGTTTTGGCAGGGTTTCTTTAGAATAACAGGCACTTTTCTACACGGCACCCAGCTAAGGCTAAATAAGGGAATACCGTACACCTGTCTGGAGAAACAGAAAGCTTTCCTTATTCCAGCCCAAGAATGTTTCCTTGGCACCAAAAATCCTGGTTTTAGCTGGAAATTTCCTTCAATTTAGAAGCCCCAATGACTATAATTCTATTGCTGTTTTCCTATACTatgattaattatttttttaccaagcaaaatatttgtatatgtgcTTAAAATGGTgccttttgtcattttttttcaaaggaaTTTAAATACAGAATGCATCTAAGTAGCACTAgaaccctccctcctttctctgctaCCCTTCCCAGCATTCTTCGCTCCAAAGCTGCTATGAGCCTCTTGTTGGCAGCACCCCACTTTGCCTTGCTCTGTCTGCACGGATGCTCCTCTAGGCCCTGGGCTGGCCACATTCCAGGTTCTTCCTTTCATGCCATCTTAGTAAACACTTTGCCCATCATGTTTGTTGGTACCTCGTCTCCTGGTGAGAGTCctttgtctttgtgtctcttgTTGGATAGATAACACTGTCCCCTCACTTTCTGAGGGAAATGCTTGATGGTACAGCCTTTAGTTTTACAATTTTGAAATGCCCATATTCTCTCTCCTCACATGCTCACTGACTGAACGTGGAATTCTACACCACAGGTCTTGTCTACTTCTGGGGGCTGCATTGCAGCAGATGGCATGGCTAAGGTGCTGCTAATGGCTCCTGCTTTCCCCTGGGTGTTTCCTGAACTCTCTTCATCCTCATGAAGTTTCTCATTGACACCTCGGCaccatgtgtttctttttagtCACATTTGATGAATGGTTTCAATCTGGAAATAATTTCATTCccttgtgggacattttcttaaattactgtttttctcatttctatttcCCTGGGTCTCTTTCTGGATCTTTTATTCATCAAGTATTAGAAACTCTAATGTCTATatgttttcatcatttcttttccatctcttggagGTTTTTTGTTGTACCTTTTGGGGGAATCAACTCAGCTAGCTACATAGTGTGAATTTTTTAACACTGCATCTAATCTTTATATTGATTTACCTAATCATAaggattttaaaatagcattcacctattatttaacaatttcatatatgcacacaatgtattttgatcccaTCAATCTCATTTCCCCTCTCCCACTTCCTCAAGAACCCCAAACATCTCCTCCCAACCAGTTTCATGTCCTACTGTgctactcctttttttttttttttttgtaactcacTAAATCAAACTAGTGCTGCCTGCTAAAATGTTAACTTGTTGATTTGCTCTTATGCAGGTAACCATAGTTTtagtgagttcatgagttcagCAGCCATGTCAGGtccaaaagacagcatttcacag from Cricetulus griseus strain 17A/GY chromosome 1 unlocalized genomic scaffold, alternate assembly CriGri-PICRH-1.0 chr1_0, whole genome shotgun sequence includes the following:
- the LOC113833098 gene encoding 60S ribosomal protein L31-like; the protein is MAPSKKGGKKKGRSAVNEVVTREYTIYTHKHIHGVGFKKHAPQALKKIRKFSMKEMGTPDVCIDTRPNKAVWAKGIRNVPYHIRVRLSRKRNKDEESPNKLYTLVIYLPVTTFKNLQTVNVDENYPAECQIKLENCQKKKKKKKAQIHTYTKLHGELQGHQT